From the genome of Brassica oleracea var. oleracea cultivar TO1000 chromosome C4, BOL, whole genome shotgun sequence:
GATGCACAACTACATACATATAAACGTAGAGTATAGTCATCCATATACGTACACAGATCAATGTATACGTTACGCATATATATTTCTCGAGAGAGAAAGAAATAAAGAGAGCGATATGGAGGACAAGGAGAGATGGTGAATAGGGGAAGAGAGATCAGGATCATATATCAGTGGGTTTGTGTTCATAAAGATCCCCGTGAGGAGTGTTTTGGAGGCATTCCAAAATCACAACTAACATTCTTTTGTTTGCTTTTATTCTCTCGATGCTCCCAAGCTTTAACTTATTCTTTAAAAAAATATTGCACAATATTAGTTCCTCTCCCATATATCACGATCACGAGCTCATATCATTTCCATTACCCTCTTTTTTTTTATAACTATCATTCTCTCTTCAAGTATCATGTTAACATTATTCAAGTACTACATAAATATATATACCGCGGATCTAGTTAATCCAAGTTCAAATGGTTTTCTTCTTGTTGCAATGATCATAACGAATTAGATGTAAATGGCACTTGCATACTTTAATTCGTTATTGACTAGAAACTGGATCCAAAAGAGATGTGGTGATGTCTTTTTGATACGAAATTTATTCTAGATAGATCAATATATGATGTTCAAAAAGAAATGAATGACTGCAATTTCTTTGATTTATAACTCATAGCTGAATGACCAGCAATAATAGATATATACCTGACAAAGTCCATTTTATATTATTATTTACTACAGCGATTGGAATAGTATATCGATATCGTATCATTAAGTATAAATATGGAGTTTTCCCATTATATATCTTTATCCGTTTCCAAAAGTTCAAAGCTGTATATAGTTGTAGTCAATTATCGTGATTTTGCTTGGACGCGTTAGAATAGTATCGAACAAAGAGGAAAATAAACACATAAATAATGTAAAACTTTTTATGGTGCTAAGATAAGGTATTTTATCACAGCGAGAAATTACAGTCAATAAAAACATAGTAATTAGTTTACAATATTAGTATTGGTAGGTAAAGGTACGGACACATATATTTGTATTTGTACGTATGTAAATGATCATATGAATAATTGAATATTGTAAATTAATCAATATACGAAATGCATAAATATAAGAAAAAAAAAAACAGGGTCGAATTTTAAATAGATTTCGTATATTAGGACATAGAGGCAAGGAAGTAATTCACGAGATACAAATCGGAGTTGTCCGTATGTAATATTTTGTAGCGATCAAGAGAGACTAACGCAGACATGTGAGAGGGGAGAGGATCCTATAAACAATTTAGTCTAAGTTTTCTGCTTCCTCCTTATCATATATATATTGCAGATATACACATAGTTCCTCTAAATAGAAGATAATACAAATAAATCAAGAAAGCTCTATTGGAAGGGAAGAGGCTTATAAATATAAGAATGGTTTCGAGGGAACAAAATAGAGGTTCTTTACAAGAGAAGTTTCAACTGCTTCGTTCAGCCACTAATTCTCATGCTGTAATTATATTCAACCTCTTCTTCCTTTTTTATTATAAAAGCAATCATTTTCTACCATTTGGGTATTTGAATCCAAAATGGATCTACTATTCTTGTATGCTTTTATGTTTTTGGGTGATTGTATATAGAAGAACATATAATTGGAAACGAGATATATGGGGGGTAGTCATGATCGTATGGATTGAAGACTGTTTTTTTTTCTCTCTCTCTTTTTTTACTGCTAAACCTCTAATAATATATTTTGGGATGATTTATATGCTATTAATATATGTCCGTGCACACATGTTTTTGATCACAGCAAAGCGAAACATCGATTATAATGGATGCATCGAAATATATCCAAAACCTTAAGAAAAAAGTCGAAAGATTCAAGGAGGACACTGCCGCAGAGCAATCTTCAAGCGAGCCCACGGATCCCACCACACCAATGGTATAAACAATCACAAATATATACTTTGGAACCATTATATACATAAGTGTGCAAGTGATATGAGAGATTCACTACGAGGTTTTGACTGGTCAATTTATTTATAGGTAAAAGTCGAAACCCTAGAAAAGGGTTTTATGATAAAAGTTTTCTCAGGGGAGAATCAGCCAGGCATGCTTGTTTCGGTATTAGAAGCCTTTGAGGATATGGGGCTTGACGTTCTCGAAGCTAGGGTTTCATGTACCGACTCCTTTAGCTTGCATGCCATGGGAGTCAAGGTAATTAACAAATCATCATACAAACATATCTGTATACATTAATGATATATCGTAATTACAGTTATTTATTGTGCCTATAAAAATTTATATATGTTTCGGATAGTGTTTGTATGATTTACTCAATACAAATGAGCTCAGTTTGAGATAGTTTCATCATATGTTTTAATGAAATATTATCTGGTTTCACTTACATATATATGGATAAAGCTTTAAACCAAAAAAAAAAAATATGGATAAAGCTTGTGTCATTGCTGCTGAAAAGTTTATAAATCATAGTAAACACATATGTATACAAAATATAAACATGAGTTGTCAACGTCTATATGTGTGTGTTGGCATAAATAAATGATTAAATGATTACGTCACCTTTACTAACAGCAGAATGAAGATGAGGAAATAATGGATGCTGGAGCAGTGAAACAGGCGGTGACAGATGCAATCACAAGCTGGGGTAAAACCAATGTTCCACCTTTTCTTTGATTCTCCTTTATTTATGTTTAATATACAAAATATTATAACACAATTTCTATAGTAATTCTGTTATTTTATGTTCACCATTACCAAGAATTGTCCCCTAGAAAAGGGATAATGAAGAAAAATGAATTGTATGTTTTCTATATATTCCACATAAGCATATATAAATACGTATTCAAAGTATAGTCGCGCATATCCCATGACATTAACAAAGGGAAGGGCCACGTCTTCAACTTCCAAATAGTTATAGTAGCTTGATACATCATTTCTCTTAGCAATATTTCTCTTGTATTCAGTAATATTTTTACCAAATAGTTCTAGTAGCTTGATACATCATTTCTCTTCCTTTATTTGTACAATATATTTTTGTTTTGTATCATTTTATTAGTTTATTTTCTTCTTCTGAAATATATAAAATTTATATAACATTATCATATATATATATATTATTTTTATTAAAAATATATTAATTAATTTATTATTTTTATTAAAAATATATTAATTAATTTATATTTTTTACCCCCACTCAAAAACTTTTCTAGATCCGCCACTATTGATATATCTAAAAAATTGATACTGAATTCGAAATGAGCCGAGAACCGAATGAGTATCACAAAATATTCGAAATATAAATATATATCTAAAAATATTGGTTATAGTGATACTTATTATAATTTAACACCTAAAACTAAAATAATAAATTAAATTAAATAGTTATTTTGGTAATTTTAATTTTTTGAAATAAAATGTCAAGCCTAATTTTGATAAGCATCAAAAGTTGTTCTCGGTTTAGAAAATATACAAATTGGAATTAAACCCAAAACACATTAGGTCCAAATGAGAAAATTCCCCAATTAGTTTGTCCCAATTATTCAAACAGATAGCTTGGAAAAAAAAAAAGTCAAGAGATTCACAACGGAAAAAATATAAAATAAAAATATCTGCAAAGAGCAACAGATAATAATTTAGTTACAGCTACCTAAAGCCACCTAAAATTCCATGCTGAGAAAATAATGACAGGTAATTACTGATTAGATATAAATATTCAGTCAAATTAACTCAAAAGAAAATAGAAAGATCTGCTAAGAAGAAACGCAGGAGAAGAGAAGAAAATGGTGCAAGGAGATGGTTGGAATGTGAAGGATTTAGAGATGAATGCTCTCAGTAACCTTGTAAACAGCTACAGTAAGGTGCTTGCGCTATTTTACTGATTAGGTTTAGGTTTTTATTTTTCAAAACTGATTGAAATGATTTCGTCTCACGTCGTCATTCAAAGATAATTGTTGTTGTAGAAAATTTGTTGAAGGAAAACAAAGACTAGGTTAGCTTGTTGGGTTTTTCAAGAGATAAACATCCATCACCCACTTTGTCGGAGAAAGCTGAACATGGGATGTTGATCTCTCATGTCCTTGAGTTGATCAATGTTATAGTGTCTGATTTTGATATGATGACGAACGTATTTAACAAAGCGGTGGGTCCGGAGCTTGGAGGTTAGTGTTGTGAATTTTCGAGCTTTGGTGGATAATTCTCGGTCCAAGGTGTTAAAGACAAATGATGAACTGGTATGTTATGAGCTTAGGGATCAGAAGGCTGAAGACCTTGCTGTTACGATTTGGAGGGCTAGGTCAATAATAGTGTCCAACTAATGATGGGGCTTGTGTCAAATTTCTCAAAAACCCACATCCACTTGAGTCGCTACAAAAACTGAAGCGTATACAACAATGTCTTTGCGATTTGATCTGCGTCGTAAGAGAATTTATCTTAACCCACAGTTCCATGCCACAACGAAAATCACTTCCCATCGCACAACTCTCACAGTCTATGAAGCATGGTTCACCGATGAGACAACATGTCTTCGATGCTATGGTTTTGATTCATTTAGTTGGTGATTGTCTGGATGTGATAAGTGATTGTGACCTTGACAACTTGAAGATGAATGATTTTGAAGAAGTATGTGACTTGGTCACAAAAATCATGTCTGCTTGAGGATGAATACATCGGTTATGGCGTTGAAGCGTATAATTGTTGTTATGGAATCTGTGTTGAATGAAAACAAAGACTAGATTAACTTGGTGAGTTTATAAAAAAATAAACATTCATTGTCCATTTGATAAATTTTGATCCAAAATGTTAAAGAAAATACATGTAAATTCATTTTGGTTCAAGATGTTTTATACAATTCGATAAATTGGTACATGATGAACTCATATCTCATAAGGCTAAAGATCTGGATATAATAATTTGGATGACTAGGTCAAGAACATTGGAACAACTAATGATGTGGCCTGTGAACTTTTTTTTCAAAAACTCACATCCACTTGAGTCGCTTAAAAAAAACTTTATGATTTAATCATTTGCAACAAAATATCTACTTAAATAGCTTTGTGATTTACAAATTTACTATGAATTTCACATATTTGAATCTATAATCAAATATGTGAAATTCAAATCAAACAAATGGACTGAAGTACACACACATGTCTTCATCATATGCACAAAAATTACACACAAGTTATTCGTTGACCCTTCAACATTGGATCAAATGTTGTATGCACACAAGTAATAAGTTCATTGAATATTTGTCATGAATTTCACTAGGAAGTGATGCATTATGTATATTTTATTCTTTATCATTAGTCTTCATTAGGCTTGTTTCTTTTTCACTTTATTACATCTCACAGCGATATTCAATGACATATGTTTTGGCTTTGGAGTGTATTCTTGTTGTGGTCGAGTCAGTGGTGAACGAAATCAAAGATCTGTTTAGATTTAGAAGGATTCCACTGGATAAACATATATTGCCGAAGATGCCGACGTTCTCGGGAAGCCCAACCAGAGATGTTGATGTCGTATATCACTGAACTGATCAATGTGTTTGTGTGTGATTTTGATTTGCTGAGGATTCATGTCAACAATGAGGATCCAAAGTCTACACATGAGAGTGTTGTGTTGTTTCGACATTACCTGAATGCGTTTAAATCGAGGACGTTAAAGGATATTAATGAAGTTGTATGTGCAGAGCTCACGGCTCAGAAGGCTGGAGAATTTCATGTTGTGATTTGGAGGGCTAAGTCAGTCACGGTGAACGTGATGATTGGAGCTTGTAATCAGTTTTTTTAGAGAACCCAAATCACCTTCAGTCTCTAGAGAAACTGAAGAGGACCCAGCAGTGCCTCTGCGATGTGATCAAACACGGAAGAGTCTTCACTTCGACCGACAGCTTCGTGCCACAGCCACAGCCACACTCCTTTCCTCTCGGACAGGTCGCACAGGTCTCAAAGCATGCTCCCTTCAGTGAGGTCTTTAATGAGACAACACACGTACGATGGTATGTATTTGGTTCACTTAGTACGTCGTTGTCTGGGTGCATTGATAGGTTGGGATCTTTACCGCTTGAGTATGAAGGAGTTAAAAGCAATATCTAAGTTTTTCACAACAATCCAGCCTGCTTTGGCAAAGAGAGTTAAAGAAGAGGGAGCTGAGGACCCAGACATAGAAGACTATTAGACAAAGAGTAAGTGTTTGTAGAGGAACAAGACTAAGTAATAGGCGTTTCAAGAGGAAGAATAAATATTTGTTTTTGTGTCTTTTGTCTGTTGTTGTTTGATGTGGGGCTATGTAATGAACGGTTGCTTCAGACTCTTATCACTTAATTAGAGAACATACTATGGTTATGGTTTTAAAGTTTCAGCCTTTAAATACGTGTATGTTGTTGTATCTCAGTCAGACCATGTACGATGGTTTCAACACCCTCTCCATTTCCAACATCCTCATTTTCTCTTTTTAACATTCCACATCATCTTTTTTTCATTCCACCTAATTTATTCAACAGACATTTCATTCTAAACATATACAATGGTTTGTTTTAAAAAATTCAACATCCTACTCAACAACTTTTAATTCATATTTTTTTACAACATAATAATTACATATTAATAATTACCTTAAATACTAAAATAACATAACTTTTAGTAATATTTATTTTGAATTATTAGACTTAGCTTACTTTTTAAAATGATTATTATTATGATCCATTTAAAAAAAGGAATAAAACACTAAATTAGTTGATTATAAAGAAAAAAACAGATGTTTTTTCTTTATCCAAATGAAATGAGAGTAGTCTATATTTATAGATTAAAAAAATCTTGAATTTTGATATAATTTTGATATTTTTTAAAAAAGTTTATTAATAAATGCATTTGAATTATTTGGTGAAGATAAAAAACAAAAGAAATCTACACAGCCAATCAGAAATCGACACGTGGCAGCGTTGGGCAACAAAAAATAAGTTTCAATAGTTGAAACTTTGCAACGGGTGTTGATGCCACCTAGATTAACTCAATTTATCAACACCCTCATTGAAAAGATTTCAACTGTTGAAACTGATTTTCAATACCCCCGTTGTGAATGGTTCATAGTGAATAATTTTTTTTTATTTCGGAAAAGCTTGAGTTACCATTTTTGTTGTCAAACTCGGTCTTGATTTGTTCAAGAATGTGGGAGAACAAGTAGCCGCCCTGGGCAGAAGCCATGGAAGCATATGCTCCCGGCCTTGTAAAAGGTAAATAAAATGTCAGCCACTAATTTTAATTATTTTCAGCAGCTCAGTCGGTTAAAGCTTGAGAGGTTAAGCTAAAGGTAACAGGTTCGAACAGTTACAACTCCATTGTTAACTTTTTAATTTTTTTACAGGCTCACAAATTTTTTTTGCATGCGGCCCAAATTGTTTTTGACATTCTCAGGGCCGGGCCTGGGGAGGACCAAAAGATCATCACTTCCATCTTTCCCCACAGATTGCTTGTCCTGTCTCTAAAGATTAAAGTTCATGTTATAGGGCATCTTGCAACCACAATTCAGTCCCTGCACCAGTGTTGTATATAGACTATGTTGAACGTGTTACTGCTGTTGTAAATGGAATAACAGACTCATCACATAGATTTAACTCATACAAAGCTGTACTTCTTGAACATCAGCCCCGATCTGTCTTCTTGTGTCATCAGTAGCCGAATCCAGACTCGATAACTGGCTGAAATTGCTGCTGCTTTAAACCTCCACCCTCGTTAACCCTCCTCTTTCAATTTAAAACCACTTTCTGCTTAGGTCTCTTGTGTTATGTCTTTGAACACAATAAGTTGCCAAGTTTGATGATTTTTGCTTCACATGATTCATTCAACTTCTTGAATATAATCAGCCTTGTGAACCACCTGTTTCACTTCTGGATCATATTCAATTTCTTGAATCAAACTCCCAACCATATTACGTTCTTCCTCTTGATTCTTTGCTGGGTAGCACAACTCAAGTCTAACACACAACCCAATTCACACTCTCGAAACTGAGTCTTTCTTCAAAATAACATGTGGTTGAGAGTAGCTCTGGACTGTTCTGACCCGATCAAACCAATCTACTTGAAAAGTCACTCCAACCTAGGAATGAATGCATCTCTGATTATCTGTAGAAAATAATAGCTTATCCCTTCATACTAAATGGAATAAGATTTTAACACAGTACTTGTTAACACAGCAAAACCTGAGACATGTGATGTAGAAAGCTTCTCCATAATCATCATAATAGTTCGTGACAACTAGCAAAAGCTGAGACATTATAATACTTCTTTTGAAGTCAACGTGCAATGATGACCATCTCTGGATTTTTCTATAAAATCATAAGTAAACCCATCTCATGAAGCTTTTTTTAAAGCCATATATATTTTCACCACTAGGCAGGCAAGGATACGTGACGTACATACTTCCAGTCGGTAAAATAATGATGCATACAGACTTCTACTTGTGCTTCAAACTTGATGCTAAGAGAACCCAAACATACCAATAACTTCCTATACATTCTGGTATCTAGCCATCGTCTCTTGTTGATACAAATTCCCAGTCAAATCCTTGTTCTTGAACTTGAATTTATGAGAAAGTAGTCCACCAGGTTCCAACAGGCAGTTATGCCACAGTATCGTCGGTCATTGATGAAACCATGAGCCATCGCCAGCTCGCCAGCTTCTGTCTGTTTCTGAACAAGCCTAATGATCTGATTCTAAAACAATCGATTTGCCAGCTAATTACCATGTAAGCACAACGTTTTACTTAAAGCACACGATAAAATAGATTGAGTCCAGAAAATAGAGAGAAGCTTTCAGTTCAGGTATTTTGTGTCAACAGAACCAAAAGATCATAGTGATCTATCTTATTAAAATGCAAACATCTTTTATCTTACAAACCATAAATTAAAAGAAAAGAGAGAGACCAAACATAATGTTTTCAAACGGGACGATAAAATACGATTAAGAAAACAACAACAACAACAAACAGAGCAAAGCAACTCCACCGAACAGAACCGACAGAGCTTATTGTTTGCGAGCCTTAAGGTAAGCTAGGAAACTCTCGATGATTTTGGCATATTCTGGAATAACCAAAAGATCCCCAGGAGTAGATAAAGCCGATCCACCGGCCCGTATCCGCTTTTATTGGTCGGCCGTCTTTTGCCATAATACAATTTCACTAACTAAACAATGTCTTGTAAATTCATTCATTTATCACCCTCAAGTGAATTTAACAACTACAAAACTATTTTGTTATTGAAAAAACCTCTGAAGATAATTTTAATGTTTAAAATTTAAACTAACCACATTACCACCCAACATTGTTTGCTTGAATATGGTCATGAATAAGCTGGATTGATTATTTCGATACGCTAAGGAAACCACGAAAATAAAATTAAATAAAACGAAATTAAATTAAATGAGTTAGTAATAATTAACATACAGCTGACACTTCATCCAACCAGTAAACACTATGTTTTCGTATTCTGCAGATCCAAAGCCAGCTATCACACAAAATTTGGTGCAAGTAACCTTTTCTATAATTAATTTAATACTATTATGTTGCTTGGATTTTAGAATAACAAGAATAAAAGAAAGAAATTCGGTAGAAAAGGTTATTATCCGAATTATCAACAAGAGAAGGTTATTATCCGAAGTCTATTTGGACTTAACCGAATTTCTTTCTTTAATTCTTGTTATTCTAAAATCCAAGCAACATAATAGTATTAAATTAACTATAGAAAAGGTTACTTGCACCAAATTTTGTGTGCAAATAGACTTCGGATAATAACCTTCCTCGCTTATATATTTATTTTAATTTAACTAATCGCCGGTCACAAATTATCGAAATAAATAATATGTATGTGTATGCTTCTGTAGAAATAAATTTTAACCGAAGTAGGAATTGTTCTCACTTTCAATGTCACCGTATTCTAATGGTCTTGTGGTTGGTTGAGAGAAAACACAAGAAGATGGAGGAGGCGGAGGATGGGCTGCCGTAGGTTAGGGTGGAGTGACGGTCTTTGTGGCTGTGGTGCGATGACGGAGACGCCGCCAGAGTTATGAAATCCGGCGACTTGAGAGTTTGAAGGTACGATCAAAGTGGCGACAGCTTCTCGTTGCTTGTACTTGAGAATATCGGATCGTACGGCGGTGAGCTCGGCTTGTAAAGCTTGAATTTGGTGTTGTAGAGCTGAGATTGCTCCCATGCATCCGTATACCGGATCTCTTAGCCTCACGTTTGCTTCATACATTATGCCGCGTCAAATCTCTGGCTTTCTGGTACTTCCTGGTTTAGTTAAAATTGTTTTACATTATAAGGATATTGCCGACAATAAATATTTTTGACTGAATCAAAGATTTCATATTATTATTATTTTAAATAGAATGAATTTAGTGGACATCATCCTTGACATTGATCAATGGTGCGATGATCATGAGAACAAACGCGAAATAAACTTGAAAAAAAACAATAAAATTTAGGGAGAAACTCACTTGATACAAATATTTGTTTTAGGGTTTTTATATTAATTATATCATAAATTATTTATTTAAAATTGTAATGATGGAAATATAAATTATGATTGAATTGCAGATAATAAATCCAATCTCCAATACACTGCACCGCCAATCCGCAATGCTGGCCATTCTCACTGCCTCTTCGGGTAAGTACTGTGTGTCTAGCCGAGGGTCCACGATTCGGACAACTTTGCGTTTGCTTGTGAGGTAAGGTCTAGCCCATTCCACAAGGTCTTCTTCTTCAGCCGGCCTGTTGAAGTCCAAAGCTTCTTTACGCGTAAAATCTCTTAGAAGCACAACTCCGAAACTGTACACATCGCTCCTTGCATTTAATCGACCTGGAAAAATAAAATAGTGTAAGAAGATGAACCTAAGGACCCAGACCCTTAGGCCATCATTATCG
Proteins encoded in this window:
- the LOC106340660 gene encoding transcription factor SCREAM2-like isoform X1 — encoded protein: MVSREQNRGSLQEKFQLLRSATNSHAQSETSIIMDASKYIQNLKKKVERFKEDTAAEQSSSEPTDPTTPMVKVETLEKGFMIKVFSGENQPGMLVSVLEAFEDMGLDVLEARVSCTDSFSLHAMGVKQNEDEEIMDAGAVKQAVTDAITSWGKTNVPPFL
- the LOC106340660 gene encoding transcription factor SCREAM2-like isoform X2, producing MVSREQNRGSLQEKFQLLRSATNSHAQSETSIIMDASKYIQNLKKKVERFKEDTAAEQSSSEPTDPTTPMVKVETLEKGFMIKVFSGENQPGMLVSVLEAFEDMGLDVLEARVSCTDSFSLHAMGVKNEDEEIMDAGAVKQAVTDAITSWGKTNVPPFL